The window CAGCCGGCCGTAGAGGTGGCGCACGATGAGCTTCTCGATGGCGAGCCCGATCGCCGCCGTGACCACGAAGGCGAGGGGGATCGATGCCAGGAAGCCGAGGTGGAGCCAGATGCCGGCCATCACCGTGGTGTATGCCCCCACCATGACGAGGTCGCCATGGGCCATGTTGATGACGCCCATGGCGCCGTAGGTGATGGCGAGGCCGAGCGCGATGAGCAGCAGGATCGAGCCGAGGCTCAGCCCGATGAGGATGACGTCGACCATGCTGACCCGCCTTGAGGTTTTCGAGTGTGCGCCGGCTCTCGGACGAGGGCCGGCGTGATCCGGCGTCAGCCCTTGAGCTTCTTCACGTCGAGGCCCTTCGGCGTGCAGAACGGATTCTGCTCGGTCTCGCCGTAAGCCACGTAGGGCAGCGGGTAGATCGGGCCGGGGTAGGCGTCGACGATCTTGCCCTGGCCGTCGGCCCCCCACTGGGCGATGCGGGGTGTGAGCCAGGTGTGGAGGTTCTCGGCCGAGACCTTCACTTCGCCGCCCGGCGACAGGAACGACTGATCGCGCACTGCCTCGCGCACCGCGTTGGGACTCGTGTCTTTGGCCTTCTCGACGGCCTGCTTCCACAGGAACACCTGGAAATAGGCAGAGCACATGGCGTGGTGGGTGACCGCCTTGGGGTCTTTCACGAAGGCGCGGTAGCGCTCGATGAAGCTCTTGTTCTCCGGCGTGTCGATGGCCATGAAGTAGGGGAAGGACGTGTAGGAGCCGACCGCATATTCCGGTCCCATGGCGGCGATCTCGATCTCCGACGTCACCGTGGCGCAGATGGGCAGCTTGTCCATCGTCAGGCCCTGGTTCTTGTATTCGCGGTAGAAGGCCACGACCGAGTCGCCCACCACGTTGGACAGCACCACGTCGCAGCCCGAGTTCTTGATCTTGTTGACCATCGAGCCCCACTCGGAGTGCCCGAGCTCGAGGTACTCGTCGCCCACGTAGGTCGCGCCGTGCTTCTCAAGCAGGATCTTGACGACCTTGGCCATCTCGCGCGGGTAGATGTAGTCCGAACCAACGATGAAGAACTTCTTCTTGCCGAGCTTCTCGATGATCCACGGCACGAAATTCGAGAGCTGCTGGTTCGGCACCGCACCCGTATAGACCACGTTGCGGGAGCACTCGTAGCCCTCGTAGTAGGTCGGATAGAAGTACATCGAGTTGCGCTTCTCGAACACTGGCAGCACGGCCTTGCGGCTGGCCGAGGTGTAGGAGCCGAAGACGGTCGGCAGCTTGTTCTCGATGACGAGCTTCGAGGCCTTCTCGTTGTAGGTCTTGGGGTCCGAAGCCCCGTCCTCCTCGATGGCGCGGACCTGCTTGCCCATGACGCCGCCGGAGGCGTTGATTTCGGAGATCGCCATCATGGTGGCGTCGTGCAGGGACTTCTCGACGATGGACAGGCCGCCCGTGAGCGAGAAGAGCACGCCGACGTCGATGGTGTCGGCAGCGAAGGCCGCGCGGGGCAGAAACGTCGGGCCGGCGAGCGCGGCGGCGCTTCCGACGCCGGCTTGCAGGAAGGAGCGGCGGTTCATCTGCATCGATTATCGTCTCTCGTTTCGAGCCTCGGGGGCGAGGCAGTTGCGGGCAGTTCGGGAGCGGCCGGCCGCACCTCCGCGCGGACTGGCGCGCAAAGGCGGGCGCGTCCGCAAGACGGCTCGGGGGTCGACGACTCGGGAAACGCGGCTTCGGTGAAGTACAAAACGCAAAAAGCCCGAATAGCCCCGTGAAGGGCTGTTCGGGCTACATCGCCACATCAAACCGACAGCACTGGCGGCTCGACCAGGTCGGACGTCACTGCAGCACTGCAGCGCACCTCGACCGTTTTTAAGGTTAGGTGGCTCTCGGACGTGCTGTCAAGAGCTCATTGGCGTTGATGATGGCGTTGGCCATCTCCTCCATCGAGATCCGCTTCGTCATGGCCTGCTGGCGGATTGTTTTATAGGCATCTTCCTCGTTAAGTGCCTGGCTTTGCATCAGGATTGCCTTGGCGCGCTGGATTTTTTGCACGCCGGCGATTTTGTTCTCCAACTTTCGGAGCTTCCTGTGCATTTCCTGGCGCTCCAGCCACAAGGTGCGGGCGAGGATGACGTTCGTGAGGAGGCCGAAGGGACGGATCGGCTTCTCGACCACGGCGAGCGCCCCACATTCCAAAACCACCTGGAGTGTGGCCGAATTCTCGTAGTCGACGATCGCAATGAGGGCGGCACTCGCCTGCCCCTCCGACTTCACGAACCGTCGGATGAGATCGCGCTGCTCGTAGTCGACCACGAGCATGACCAATTGGGCGTTGGGAGATGGTCCATCAGGCATCGGCCAGTTCGCGTCGACGGTGCATCCGATCCGGCGCAGGTGCTCGACGAGGCTGCGCCCGTCATCGTCGGGCGGATGGACGACCTGGATGCGGAGATCGCGCAGGTCGCGCAGGACGTTGGTCGACATGGCTCAAGGCTTTCCGACGCCGACGGAGGGCCTGAGCAGCGCGTCCGCCGACCAATCGTCGAGGCTCTGCGTGATAAAGTAGGGGTCGGGCTTCACCCGCAGGCCCGGGTTCCACACCGTTTGGAAGCGCCGGGCATCGTCGATCCGCGCGACGCGCGGCCACAGGAAGGTGTGGTTGTTCTCCGGGTCGACGCGGATACGGCCCTGCGGGGCATCGAATTCGGCTCCCCGGAGTTCCCCGACGAGGCGCTCTGGGTTGTCGGTCCCGGCGCGGCGCATGGCCTGAGCGGCGAGGTGGACCTGGAAGTAGGCCGCTTCGGCACCCGCCGACACGGGCGCATCCGCCCCGAACATCGCTTTATAGGCCTTCACGAACCGGGCGGCGGCCGGCGTCGGCAAGATCTCGAAGAACGGGGCGGCCGTGATATGCCCGGCAGCGGCCTCCGCAGGCATGTCGGCGACTTCCGCCTCGCTCGTCGTCAGGCTGGCGATGGGTATGTCGGCGGACTCCAGGCCGGCAGCGTGATAGGCCTGATAGAACAGACCTGTCGACCGACCGACCACCGTGGAGAACACGACGTCTGGCTTCAGCTTGCGGACTTTGGAGACAACCCCGTCGAAGTGGCCTGGCTCGGCGTCGAGCGGCACGTAGATCTCGTCGAGCACCTTGCCGCGCGATTGTACGACCAGATCAGTCATGATTCTATTTAATTCGTAGGGATAGACGTAATTGGAGCCCACCATGAGGAATCGGCTGCCGTGCATTTCGAGTAGGTATTTCGCCAGCTGTAGCGAGCTCTGGTTCGGCGCAAGCCCTGTGTAGATACAGTTTGGAGAGTATTCGAAGCCTTCGTACGGCGTCGGGTAAAAGAGCAGTGCGTGATGAGATTCGACGAGTGGAAGCACGACCTTGCGCGAGCTAGACATGTAGCATCCGAAGATCAACCTGACTCGATCGATGGTGAGAAGCCGTTCCGCGAATTGACGGTAGATCCTGAGATTCGAAGCAGGGTCGTACGCGACCGCCTCAAGCGGCCGGTCAAGGACACCGCCTGCTGCGTTCACCTCCGACAACGCTAACAGGGTGCCGTTGAGCTGCGTCTGCTCGATCGCGCCGGTCGCCCCGGTGCGAGAAAAGAGCACCCCAATCCGCCAAGGTTCCTTCGCCATCGATACCCGATCGTCCCCGGACCTGCACGCCGCGGGCCTGTCTCCAATGCTTGTGACCTTCGCCTCGCTCGCCGGCAAGGCCATGGCGGTTTAGCTGTCGCTGCTCGGTCACAGGAAGGAGCGACGGGCGGCGGCCCGCTGTGCTGGCTACGTCTGCTTCCGCGGATTGCTGTTAGGCTTGGCTACGCCCGGTTCGGGTCGACACCGGCCGATGATGGCCCCATCTCTCGAATGTACGAAGCCTCCCATCCACGTGGGTTGCTGAGCACACATCAATTCGTTGTGTGCTGGTGTCTCTCCGCCGTTTTCCCTTGAGCACTGCGGCGCGGCAACTCGCGCAGCAACAAGCAAGGCCGCCTAAGGCGACTGGGCGACGGTGACTGGGCGACGGTGATGGACGAGCCGGGTAGACTCGGCCCCGGAGCGATTCGGCTCAGGGCGCGCGGGTATGGTCATGGCGAAGAGCATCGATGCCATCGACACGGTCGTCGCCCTCTTCCCCGCGAGTTCGCGCACGCTCATCGAGCGCCTGCTCGAGCGCGCCCGGGAGAAAGAGGCTCGGCAGGCGGGTCGGAGCGCGGCGGCGGCGGTGCGCGACCTCGGACGGCTCGTGCAGGCCGGCAGCGGAGGACGCCAGGGCTCGCGGCTCGCAGCCGAACTGTCGAAGGCGCTCGAGCTGAGGGGGAACATCAGCGGCAAGACCTCGATCCGGCAGAAGGCGCCGGATACCGGCGGCCGGTCGTTCCACTTCGCCCACAGCGTCATCAAGAAAGACGACGCACCGCGGAGGGCGTCGTCGTCGAGACCCGGCGCTACCCCGGCCGGGGCGTCGCCGCTAGGGGTGGGCTCGGTGAGCAACCGCAGCAAGACCGGGCGCTCAGCCGCGCACATGCGCTACATCGAGCGCGAGACGGCCGTGGAATGCGGCCGCGGCCAGGACATCGACGGGCCGGCAGTCGCCGCGTCGGCAGGTGACCGCTCGCCGGAGGGGCACGGCAGGGAGGCGGGCGGCGTCGGGCGCGACGCTGTGCAGGCCACGAGCGCGTCGGCGGGGCAGGCCTACGTCGAAAACCCGGCCAAACTCGTCAACGGCGAAGTGATCGCCTTCTCGTTCGGCACGATCGGCGAGCGTTTCGAGGACCGCCTCCGGTTCTGGGAGGCGCTGGAGCAAGCCGAAGCACACCCGGACGCGAGGGTTCAGCACCGCCTCATCGTCGAGCTGCCCCACGAGGCCTCGCCGAAAGCGCGCTTCGACATGGTGCAGCTGTTCTGCCGGCGGTTCGAGGACGACGGCGTGCCGTTCTGGGCGGCGCTGCACGCGCCCGGCCCGGGCAATGACAGCCGCAACTTCCACGCCCACATAGTCTATAGCGAGCGGCCTGCGAAACGGATGGTGGACCCGGACGACCCCGCCGGGCCGCTCCGGTGGGACTTCGAGGTGACGCGGACGCACCGAAAGAAGAACCGCGTCATGGCCACCTCGCGTCCCTACCGGCAGGGCAAGCTCAGGACCTACAGCGGGATCGGCTTCATTCCGATGCTCCGCGCCGAGTTCGCGGGCGTCGTCAACGAGGTTCTTACCCGCGACGCGGTCGCGGATGCGAAGGGTGCGCGGGTCGTCTACGACGCCCGGTCCTACAAGAACATGGGCCTCGCCGTCGTGCCGATGCGGTCGGTCAACCGCATCGTCGCGGACAAGGTCAAGGGCGGCAAAGCGAGCGTGCTCGACGGGCAGTACACGAAGCGGATGATCGCGGCCGAGCTCCGGGAGGCCGCGGCCAGGCGCGAAAGGGACGTGCTCGAGGTCGTGGCGCTCGACGACGCACTGAAGGTTGCGACGTCCCTGCGGGGCGGCGGCAAGACAGCGCCGTCGCTGCCCCGCGATCTCCAGGTGTCCCCGCTGTCGACCGTGCCGCGAGCCTTTCTGAAGCCCGCGGCGGAGCGCCTGCTTCGGGCCCGGCGCGAGGCGGTGCAGGTGAATGTCATGGAGCGGGCCGCCATGGCCTCGCTCGGGCGCATCGTCGAAGCGACGGCTCCGAAGGCCGTCGAGGCTGCCGCGAGGTCGAAGTACCCGGTCGTGCGCGCCCAGGCCCCGGACGCCGCTGTCACGCGACTGCTGCACGAGGCGGCGCTCGAGGAGCAGAAGAAGACGCGTCGTGAGGCGGCGGTGGCCAGGAAGTCGCTGCGCGTCCGGGTCGCCGCTGCGGTGACCGAGTGGCGTGAGCTGACGCAGTCGCCGAGCACGACCCGGTCGCCGATCATGCGGCAGGCCGTGGCCGAGTCGGTGCGCCCGTCGCCGGAGCCGCAGCCCACACCATCGCGCGAGAAGATCGATGGCGCGGACGGGGCGGCGCGGGCGGCTTCGCCGACCCGTGTGCCGACGGCGCGACCAGCCCATCAAGCCGGGCTTGGGCGGAACTCCACGACCCGCGCCGACGTGCATCGGCCCATGCCGGGACTGCAGGGCATGCCGACCCTCGGTGACCTCCTCGCCGTGTCGGAGACGGTGTCGCGGTGGATCAAGGCCGTCGTCGACGGCATCGAGGATGCCGACGGTCGCATGAAGGCGATCGATGCGTTCTACGACAGCCTGAAAGCACACAAGAAGGCCGAGAAAGCGGCGGAGCGGGCGGCGGCGGCCGAAATGGCCGAGGCGGCGGGGGCTGCGAAGGCTGTGGTCCAGACAAAGGCGGCGGAGGGTTCGTCGCGGGACGGTGAGGCGGTGGCGAGGACGTCCTCAGACAGGGCGCCGGCGGGCGATAGCGCGACCGGCGCGGCCCCGCCCACCTTGGGCTCCGACGGCCCGCCGATCGCGCCCGCCTCGCGCGCTCCGGCACTTGAGCCCGCCGCTCGGGCGACGCAGGCGAGTCCGACCACAGCCGTGCCGGCCGTGGCCACCGGCAGTGTGCCGCCCGCCGCATCATCCGCCGCGCCACCTGCAACCATCACGAGCCGGGCACCTCCGCCCGACGGGGGCATGCACATGCCTACGGAGGATCCGCATGTGGACGCCGAGGCTGCGTCCGCGGCGGATGACGAGCGCCGACGCAAGAAGTGGGAGGAGGAGCTCGAGAAGCGTTGCAAGAAGCGAAAGGCCGTGCTGGGTCGCCGGAACAAGGGCCGGGAACGGTAGGCCGCCGAGAGGCCCGGCGCACGGCGCGGCCTCGTGCCCGTGCGAGATCGATGCATCCTCGCACCAGCGCCGACGCGGGGCTTTGGGGATCCCGCGTTGGGGCGCCACGGCCGACGTGGCGGAACGGCGGTTTGGGGGAAAGGCCGCGCGCTGGGGGGCAAGGGTCGACACCGGCCCGAGGCCCCACGGGAGCGGACAGATGCGAGAGGAAATGGATGGCGCGGCCGGCGCGGGCGGTCGCGGAGACGACGAGACGATCGGGATGGCGGACGAGGTACCGGGGGTGCACATCATGAGCCGCATCGACCTCGAGGCGGCGGTCGGTGGCATGTCGCCCGACGACGACTGGGACGGCGCGGGCGCGACCTCGCGCGAGGACGCTGCCCGCAAACGCGAACTCGCGCGCTATCGCGACGACCCGGACCTGTGCTGGCGCCGCCACGTCATCGCGGACGACGCCATGCTGGCGCGCGTCGGCCGCCTCGTTCGCGAGGCGCCGAACATGGCCCGCGCCGTGGAGATCGTGCGGCGCGCAGCCGTCGTGTCGCGCTACGCCCGCCAGCCGCTCCGTGTGCCGCCCATCGTCCTCGTCGGCCCGCCTGGCTGCGGCAAGACGCGGTTCGCGTCGTTGCTGGCCGGGGCGCTCGGCGTAAGCTCGAGCACGATCGTCGGCAGCACCATCACCGACGTCGGCAAGATCATCGGCTACCATCCTGGGTGGAAAGGAGCCAGCCCTGGGCTCGTGGCCAAGTCTCTCATGCAAGGCGCGACGGCGTCGCCAGTCATCGTCGTCGATGAAGCCGAGAAGATCCAGGCCGTCGACGGTCTGCCCTATCCGCTCGACGCCCTGCTGTCCGCGCTGGAGTCCGGCACGGCCTGCTACTACCGCGACGGGTACCTCGACGTGCCGATGCGGGCCGAGGGCATCGTCTGGCTGTTCTGCGGCAATGACCTCCACGGCCTCTCCGCCCCGCTGCTCGACCGCTGCGTGGTGATCGAGGTTGCGGCGCTGTCCGGGAGGGAGCGGCACCGGGCGCTCGACGACCTCGCTGCCGACATCCTGCTCGACCACGGCGTCGCCCCGACCGCGCTCGACATCGACGCGCTGGCAGTGCTGGACGGCGTCGGGCTGCGCCGCGCCCGCGCGCTCATCGCGTCCGCCCTCGCCGGCGCGCTCGACGCCGGCCGCGACGCCCTCACGGCCGACGACCTCCGTGCCGCCGCGGCCCTGCTCGGCGGCGCGCCACGCATCGTCCGACAGCGGGCCGGCTTCGTCCAATTCTGACGCGATCGAGGGTGAGCCCCGCGGCTCCAGGCGGCGCGGGAGCGGCGTCGGTCGGACACGCCGGCCGCACGGTCGGCTTCGTGCGCTTTCCGATCAGAGATGCGGCGCTGCGGATGGTGCTCGGGCGCCTCCGCGCCGGGAGCGCAGCCGACGCTCGGCGACGGACGGAGCGGCCTCGACGGTGGCGGTGAGGAGCAGTCGGCGTGGGGGGACAATGGGCGTGCCCCGATGGGAGAAGACGATGGCGAACGACATACCGCTCGCGCGGCAGGCGCGCTACGCGGCGGCGGCGGCCGACGAGGGTCGGGTCGCGGATCTGCAGCGTGTGGCCGATGACGCGGCAGCGGATGCGAGGCTGCTCCTCGCCGCCGGCGAGATCCAGCTCGCCTCCGGCGCGCTCACTGTGATGCTGCGGGCGATGCTCCTGCGCGCGGCGACGCCGGCCGGCTCGGAAGGCTCCAGTGCGGAGGTGGACATCGGCATCAAGCGCCGGAGCGCCGAGGCGCTGGAGCGCGTCGGGGTGCCGCTCGCGGCCGCCATGGTGCGCTCTGCGGCGGCCGGAGATGCTGCGGTGATGGCGAGCCGGGCGGGGCGCTCGCCGCGGGAGGGCGCCGCGTGACCGCGGACGCCCCGAGCCGCGGCCGCTGCCCGGCATTCCTGGACGAGCCCGTGTCGCCGCCGGCCGCGGCGGCGGCGCGGTCGCTGGCCGAGCAGATCGAGGGAATCCGTCGCGACCTCTCGGCTCACCGCTGGCTGGCCGACCGGGGTGACGCGCTCGCCCACGGCGCCGCGCTGGCGGCGGCGCACGGCGTCCTGGTGCTCGCGACGGCGCCGCTGGCCTCGCGGGCGGATCGCGATCACCGCCGCACGACGCTCGACGGGGCCGTACCCGCGCTGGCCCGAGCAGGCCTTGGCCACGTCGGAGCCCTGGTCGAGGCGGCGCTCGCCCTCGAGCTCCATTCCGCGACGCTCGAGCGCGCGAGTGGAGCGCTGCAGTGAACCGCGTCGTCGGCTCCGACGCTGCAGGCCCGACCGCGCGCGACCGCGACCGCTATGCCGCTGCCCTGGCCGGGGCGGCCGACCCGGAGCTCCTGTTCGGTCCGGTGCTGGCGTCGTTCCGCCGCCTGACCGTCGCCGTGTCCGCCGGCGACCGCGCGGTCGCGGCGCGGGCCGCGGTGGTACTCGAACGCGCCTGCCTCGCGCTCTGCGTCGTCCCGGCCGCCTCGGCCGCGGCGGCGGACGATCGGAGGCGGGTGGCGAATATCGTCGCCGCCTGGGCTTGGCCGAGGCGGCCCGCACTCGCCGCCGTGCTCGCGGCCGGCGGCGCCCAGGAGGCACGACGCTGGGGCGGTGAGGTCGCCGGGGAGGCGTGAGCCCGGCTCCAGCGTACTGACCTTCGGAGGCGACGGGCTCGCGGCGTAGGTCCGAGTTCTATGGCGAGCCGGGGGGAGCGGCGGAGGCGAAGGGCGGTGTCCAAATCGCGCTGGGTGGGGGCGGGCGGGGTCGACCCCCAAGGAGAGAAGAAGGGAGGAGATCGGAATGGAACCGATCAGAAACGATGGTGTGCGCGGAGCCGAGCTGGGCGCCGA is drawn from Lichenibacterium dinghuense and contains these coding sequences:
- a CDS encoding ANTAR domain-containing response regulator, whose amino-acid sequence is MSTNVLRDLRDLRIQVVHPPDDDGRSLVEHLRRIGCTVDANWPMPDGPSPNAQLVMLVVDYEQRDLIRRFVKSEGQASAALIAIVDYENSATLQVVLECGALAVVEKPIRPFGLLTNVILARTLWLERQEMHRKLRKLENKIAGVQKIQRAKAILMQSQALNEEDAYKTIRQQAMTKRISMEEMANAIINANELLTARPRAT
- a CDS encoding transporter substrate-binding domain-containing protein, with product MAKEPWRIGVLFSRTGATGAIEQTQLNGTLLALSEVNAAGGVLDRPLEAVAYDPASNLRIYRQFAERLLTIDRVRLIFGCYMSSSRKVVLPLVESHHALLFYPTPYEGFEYSPNCIYTGLAPNQSSLQLAKYLLEMHGSRFLMVGSNYVYPYELNRIMTDLVVQSRGKVLDEIYVPLDAEPGHFDGVVSKVRKLKPDVVFSTVVGRSTGLFYQAYHAAGLESADIPIASLTTSEAEVADMPAEAAAGHITAAPFFEILPTPAAARFVKAYKAMFGADAPVSAGAEAAYFQVHLAAQAMRRAGTDNPERLVGELRGAEFDAPQGRIRVDPENNHTFLWPRVARIDDARRFQTVWNPGLRVKPDPYFITQSLDDWSADALLRPSVGVGKP
- a CDS encoding MobA/MobL family protein; the protein is MAKSIDAIDTVVALFPASSRTLIERLLERAREKEARQAGRSAAAAVRDLGRLVQAGSGGRQGSRLAAELSKALELRGNISGKTSIRQKAPDTGGRSFHFAHSVIKKDDAPRRASSSRPGATPAGASPLGVGSVSNRSKTGRSAAHMRYIERETAVECGRGQDIDGPAVAASAGDRSPEGHGREAGGVGRDAVQATSASAGQAYVENPAKLVNGEVIAFSFGTIGERFEDRLRFWEALEQAEAHPDARVQHRLIVELPHEASPKARFDMVQLFCRRFEDDGVPFWAALHAPGPGNDSRNFHAHIVYSERPAKRMVDPDDPAGPLRWDFEVTRTHRKKNRVMATSRPYRQGKLRTYSGIGFIPMLRAEFAGVVNEVLTRDAVADAKGARVVYDARSYKNMGLAVVPMRSVNRIVADKVKGGKASVLDGQYTKRMIAAELREAAARRERDVLEVVALDDALKVATSLRGGGKTAPSLPRDLQVSPLSTVPRAFLKPAAERLLRARREAVQVNVMERAAMASLGRIVEATAPKAVEAAARSKYPVVRAQAPDAAVTRLLHEAALEEQKKTRREAAVARKSLRVRVAAAVTEWRELTQSPSTTRSPIMRQAVAESVRPSPEPQPTPSREKIDGADGAARAASPTRVPTARPAHQAGLGRNSTTRADVHRPMPGLQGMPTLGDLLAVSETVSRWIKAVVDGIEDADGRMKAIDAFYDSLKAHKKAEKAAERAAAAEMAEAAGAAKAVVQTKAAEGSSRDGEAVARTSSDRAPAGDSATGAAPPTLGSDGPPIAPASRAPALEPAARATQASPTTAVPAVATGSVPPAASSAAPPATITSRAPPPDGGMHMPTEDPHVDAEAASAADDERRRKKWEEELEKRCKKRKAVLGRRNKGRER
- a CDS encoding AAA family ATPase, which gives rise to MADEVPGVHIMSRIDLEAAVGGMSPDDDWDGAGATSREDAARKRELARYRDDPDLCWRRHVIADDAMLARVGRLVREAPNMARAVEIVRRAAVVSRYARQPLRVPPIVLVGPPGCGKTRFASLLAGALGVSSSTIVGSTITDVGKIIGYHPGWKGASPGLVAKSLMQGATASPVIVVDEAEKIQAVDGLPYPLDALLSALESGTACYYRDGYLDVPMRAEGIVWLFCGNDLHGLSAPLLDRCVVIEVAALSGRERHRALDDLAADILLDHGVAPTALDIDALAVLDGVGLRRARALIASALAGALDAGRDALTADDLRAAAALLGGAPRIVRQRAGFVQF
- a CDS encoding ABC transporter substrate-binding protein; this encodes MQMNRRSFLQAGVGSAAALAGPTFLPRAAFAADTIDVGVLFSLTGGLSIVEKSLHDATMMAISEINASGGVMGKQVRAIEEDGASDPKTYNEKASKLVIENKLPTVFGSYTSASRKAVLPVFEKRNSMYFYPTYYEGYECSRNVVYTGAVPNQQLSNFVPWIIEKLGKKKFFIVGSDYIYPREMAKVVKILLEKHGATYVGDEYLELGHSEWGSMVNKIKNSGCDVVLSNVVGDSVVAFYREYKNQGLTMDKLPICATVTSEIEIAAMGPEYAVGSYTSFPYFMAIDTPENKSFIERYRAFVKDPKAVTHHAMCSAYFQVFLWKQAVEKAKDTSPNAVREAVRDQSFLSPGGEVKVSAENLHTWLTPRIAQWGADGQGKIVDAYPGPIYPLPYVAYGETEQNPFCTPKGLDVKKLKG